One Pectobacterium polaris DNA window includes the following coding sequences:
- a CDS encoding ABC transporter ATP-binding protein: MNENCSSISHSAITTRLSAWWHTYRQLERVTGSQSRRFRRCCLSLLAAAMTQGLALACLFPLLSAFTHVEASREIAIWLALMTLLSPLTLVLRWYGQGFEYRGQLATATHELRMRLGEQLRSMPLTTLQSARAGDINALLLGSVDENLNYMLAIINQLLLAIVTPVVIALVMLMVEWRLGVSLLLIFPAIALLYRWRRPAFARTMQALAEANQQTSADIVEYVQGLAVLRTSCQQAERTSALRQRFQHLQQIQTSAHRSGAKPGAVVTSVVELGLQGVLILGISGVVVGAWDVAIVAAMMVITVRFSEPLATFVSYTAVLELIDTALHRIDDLLAIEPLPVHQPVEMPTTYAITFEQVSFRYADKAEAVLDRVDIALPDKGMTALVGPSGSGKTTITRLLMRHADPQHGRVCIGGVDIRCIPTRELNKLISVVFQDVYLFDDSVLANIRMARPDASDAEIERAAAAAQCLDFIQRLPQGWQTRLGDIGGRLSGGERQRISIARALLKDAPIVILDEPTAALDTESELAVQRAIDRLVQDKTVIVIAHRLSTIVGAHRILVVENGGISQQGTHNELLRAEGRYRALWNAQQKSKRLSHLKVHVEGR, from the coding sequence ATGAACGAAAACTGTTCCTCCATAAGCCATTCCGCCATAACGACGCGGCTATCTGCGTGGTGGCACACGTATCGTCAACTGGAGCGGGTGACGGGTTCACAGTCTCGACGGTTCCGTCGGTGTTGCCTGAGCCTGCTGGCGGCGGCGATGACGCAGGGGCTGGCGCTGGCGTGCCTGTTTCCGCTGTTGTCGGCGTTCACCCACGTTGAGGCTTCCCGCGAGATAGCGATCTGGCTGGCGCTCATGACACTCCTGAGCCCGCTGACGCTGGTGCTGCGCTGGTATGGGCAAGGGTTTGAATACCGTGGGCAGCTTGCGACGGCGACCCATGAGCTACGTATGCGTCTGGGGGAACAGCTGCGGAGTATGCCGCTAACCACGCTCCAGTCCGCGCGGGCGGGGGATATCAACGCGCTGCTGTTGGGCAGCGTGGATGAGAACCTGAACTATATGCTGGCGATAATAAACCAACTGCTGTTGGCTATCGTGACGCCTGTCGTGATAGCGCTCGTCATGCTGATGGTGGAATGGCGATTGGGCGTGAGCCTGCTGCTGATCTTTCCTGCTATCGCGCTGCTTTATCGCTGGCGGCGGCCGGCATTTGCCCGCACGATGCAGGCGCTGGCGGAGGCGAATCAGCAAACCAGCGCCGACATTGTGGAATATGTACAGGGGCTCGCCGTGCTGAGAACCAGCTGTCAGCAGGCTGAACGTACATCGGCGCTGCGTCAGCGTTTTCAGCATCTACAGCAGATACAGACGTCGGCTCACCGCAGCGGTGCGAAACCCGGCGCAGTGGTTACTAGCGTCGTGGAGTTGGGCCTGCAAGGTGTGCTGATTTTGGGTATCAGCGGCGTTGTGGTAGGCGCATGGGATGTTGCTATCGTCGCCGCGATGATGGTGATCACTGTGCGTTTCTCTGAACCGCTGGCGACGTTTGTCAGCTATACGGCCGTGCTGGAACTGATTGATACGGCGCTGCATCGCATTGACGATTTGCTGGCGATTGAACCGCTTCCCGTACACCAGCCTGTCGAGATGCCGACGACGTATGCGATTACGTTCGAACAGGTGAGTTTTCGCTATGCGGACAAGGCTGAGGCGGTGCTCGATAGGGTAGATATCGCGCTGCCGGACAAGGGGATGACGGCGTTGGTCGGGCCGTCTGGCTCGGGGAAAACGACGATAACGCGACTGCTCATGCGTCATGCAGATCCGCAACATGGGCGCGTGTGTATCGGCGGCGTGGATATCCGCTGCATTCCAACGCGTGAATTGAATAAGCTGATTTCCGTGGTGTTTCAGGATGTCTATCTGTTTGATGATTCAGTGCTGGCAAACATTCGGATGGCACGCCCGGATGCCAGCGACGCAGAGATCGAGCGGGCTGCCGCCGCTGCACAGTGTCTGGACTTTATTCAGCGGCTGCCGCAGGGATGGCAAACGCGACTGGGCGATATCGGTGGCAGATTATCCGGCGGCGAGCGGCAGCGTATTTCGATTGCGCGAGCCTTATTGAAGGACGCGCCGATTGTGATTCTGGACGAACCGACGGCGGCGTTGGATACCGAAAGCGAGCTCGCCGTACAGCGGGCGATTGACCGGCTGGTTCAGGACAAGACGGTGATTGTCATCGCACATCGGCTATCGACAATTGTGGGCGCACATCGAATTCTGGTTGTCGAGAATGGGGGGATTTCCCAGCAGGGAACACATAATGAATTACTGCGTGCTGAAGGCCGTTATCGCGCGTTGTGGAACGCGCAGCAGAAGAGTAAGCGCCTATCCCACCTTAAGGTGCATGTAGAGGGGAGATAG
- a CDS encoding TetR/AcrR family transcriptional regulator yields MKVRTKARREAIVKTAALLFQEMGYERATMNELAKRVGGSKATLYGYFSTKEELFTAVVREHATMHLSEATAELMTDTLAAETLDVQLTRFGERILYVLTNDSSAMAIYRMVVAEAGHSDIGSLFYDSGPKENVDKLSELMAAAIARQELKPGNPRLRALQFLALLTAEIDDRIFYRHLQPISLERIREIVGDAVSMFMAGAAA; encoded by the coding sequence ATGAAAGTCCGCACTAAGGCTCGCCGTGAGGCCATCGTGAAAACAGCGGCGCTGCTTTTTCAGGAAATGGGCTATGAACGCGCCACCATGAATGAGCTGGCGAAGCGGGTCGGTGGTTCCAAGGCGACGCTGTATGGCTATTTTTCAACCAAAGAAGAACTGTTTACAGCTGTCGTTCGTGAACATGCGACCATGCATCTGTCCGAGGCAACGGCGGAGCTGATGACAGACACGCTGGCAGCCGAAACGCTGGACGTGCAGCTGACGCGCTTCGGCGAACGCATTCTCTACGTGTTGACCAACGATAGTAGCGCGATGGCGATTTATCGGATGGTGGTGGCAGAGGCCGGGCATTCCGATATTGGGTCGCTGTTTTATGATTCTGGCCCGAAAGAGAACGTCGATAAGCTGTCCGAGCTAATGGCGGCGGCGATAGCACGGCAGGAATTGAAACCCGGAAACCCACGTTTGCGGGCGTTACAGTTTTTGGCGCTGCTGACGGCAGAAATCGATGACCGCATATTCTACCGTCATTTACAGCCAATAAGCCTCGAACGCATCCGCGAGATTGTCGGGGATGCGGTCAGTATGTTTATGGCCGGTGCGGCGGCGTAG
- a CDS encoding ABC transporter ATP-binding protein, which produces MPHSAVEGGSSAAAPPSTPQNRAWHIMYPVRGQIRLAMCLSGLSVLAGIAFLLFLAWSIQLLIVQPASWPLLTISGAVLCLCASYLLRLLAFNQSHYAAFRLENQIRSALAEQLARIPLGELQRLGTGSLAKIVQDDVKALHLFVADSTPLYARAVVAPLCTGALLFWLDWRLALAALLVLVIGAVVLMLAMRNAGEMNQRYNQAREDVSTAVIEFVQAMPVVRTFDTGASTFGRYQQALENYLDVLTRWYQQAGFSARFSFAVLNPLPTLLVLCWVAYGFYHSGDLDFSLWVAVLLLGNGMAEAVMPMMALNHMVTKTRLSISRIQDVLALSPLSEAESDVLPADASVSFEQVSFRYDQHASDWVLEDVSFQVPAGSVTALVGASGAGKTTVARLIPRFWDVTAGRILIGGVDIRQMKTATLMQQVSFVFQESFLFADTIANNIRLGLPEKSMEEVIAAATAAQAHDFIMALPQGYDTLAGERGQFLSGGQRQRIAIARALLHNRPILVLDEPTAFADPENEAALLAALGVLMQGKTVIMVAHRLSTIRDADQIVVFDHGRLSESGRHDVLLAARGRYSELWRHYEQAQNWALGSTSSSNGQSGDRA; this is translated from the coding sequence ATGCCACATTCCGCTGTTGAGGGCGGTTCATCCGCTGCCGCGCCGCCTTCTACGCCACAGAACCGTGCCTGGCACATTATGTACCCCGTACGCGGGCAAATTCGTTTGGCGATGTGCCTGTCGGGGCTATCGGTTCTGGCTGGCATCGCATTTCTGCTTTTTCTGGCGTGGAGTATCCAACTGCTGATTGTGCAACCCGCGTCATGGCCGTTACTTACGATCAGCGGGGCCGTGCTGTGCTTGTGCGCCAGCTATCTGCTGCGTCTGCTGGCCTTTAATCAGTCTCACTACGCCGCGTTTCGGCTGGAAAATCAGATTCGCAGCGCGCTGGCGGAACAGCTGGCGCGGATCCCGCTGGGTGAGTTGCAGCGTCTGGGTACCGGTTCGCTGGCGAAGATCGTTCAGGATGATGTAAAAGCGCTTCACCTGTTTGTAGCGGACAGCACGCCGCTCTATGCCCGTGCCGTTGTGGCACCGCTGTGCACGGGGGCGTTACTGTTCTGGTTAGACTGGCGTTTAGCACTGGCCGCCTTGCTGGTGCTGGTCATCGGTGCCGTGGTGCTGATGCTGGCGATGCGCAATGCCGGTGAGATGAACCAGCGCTATAACCAGGCGCGGGAAGACGTCAGTACCGCCGTGATCGAATTTGTGCAGGCGATGCCGGTGGTGCGCACCTTCGATACGGGTGCCTCAACGTTTGGGCGCTACCAGCAGGCGCTGGAAAATTATCTGGACGTGCTTACGCGCTGGTATCAGCAGGCGGGGTTCTCGGCGCGTTTCTCCTTTGCCGTGCTTAACCCGCTTCCAACGCTGCTGGTGCTGTGCTGGGTGGCCTACGGTTTCTATCACTCTGGCGATCTTGATTTCAGCCTGTGGGTCGCGGTGCTGCTGCTCGGTAATGGCATGGCGGAGGCCGTCATGCCGATGATGGCGCTGAACCATATGGTGACGAAAACCCGATTGAGTATCAGCCGGATTCAGGACGTGCTGGCATTGTCGCCTCTGTCGGAAGCGGAAAGCGATGTCTTGCCTGCCGATGCCAGTGTGAGCTTTGAGCAAGTCAGTTTCCGCTACGACCAGCACGCGAGCGACTGGGTGCTGGAGGATGTCAGTTTTCAGGTACCAGCAGGATCGGTGACGGCGCTGGTGGGGGCGTCTGGCGCAGGGAAAACCACCGTGGCGCGGCTCATTCCCCGCTTTTGGGATGTGACGGCCGGGCGCATTTTGATTGGCGGCGTTGATATCCGGCAGATGAAAACCGCCACGCTCATGCAGCAGGTGTCGTTTGTTTTTCAGGAGTCATTCCTGTTTGCGGACACCATCGCTAATAACATCCGACTCGGCTTGCCTGAAAAAAGCATGGAAGAGGTGATTGCCGCCGCGACGGCGGCACAGGCACACGATTTTATCATGGCGTTGCCGCAGGGTTACGACACGCTGGCCGGTGAGCGCGGCCAGTTCCTGTCCGGCGGACAGCGCCAGCGTATCGCCATTGCGCGGGCGCTGTTGCATAACCGGCCGATTCTGGTGCTGGACGAACCGACGGCCTTTGCCGACCCGGAAAACGAGGCGGCGCTGCTGGCGGCGCTTGGCGTCTTAATGCAGGGTAAGACGGTCATCATGGTGGCGCACCGTCTGTCGACGATCCGCGATGCTGACCAGATCGTGGTCTTCGACCATGGACGGCTGAGCGAATCAGGTCGTCATGACGTGCTGCTGGCGGCACGAGGCCGCTATAGCGAACTGTGGCGACACTATGAGCAGGCGCAGAACTGGGCGCTAGGCAGCACATCGTCGAGCAACGGGCAGTCAGGAGATCGCGCGTGA
- a CDS encoding paraquat-inducible protein A has product MKSNLSAQPLPLVACPVCGLVCQHDADTHDAARCPRCQSRLTSSHKDSTTFSSALLVAALIFYIPANVLPVMYIRFFGLGNESTILSGVMDFWHSGDYGIALLIFTASIVIPCMKFLILGLLLVMSRQKSSKAMAERAALYRLTEWVGYWSMLDVVVIAAISALVRFPPLSEAEPRSGILFFGLVVILTMLSAMSYDPRLIWKGDKK; this is encoded by the coding sequence ATGAAAAGTAATCTGTCCGCCCAGCCGTTGCCGTTGGTCGCCTGCCCGGTATGCGGGCTCGTCTGCCAGCATGATGCCGACACGCATGACGCGGCACGTTGCCCACGCTGCCAGTCGCGGTTGACATCTTCCCATAAGGACAGCACCACGTTCTCTTCCGCGTTACTGGTCGCCGCCCTGATTTTCTACATTCCCGCGAACGTGTTACCCGTGATGTACATCCGTTTTTTCGGGCTGGGGAACGAAAGCACCATCTTAAGCGGCGTGATGGATTTCTGGCACAGCGGCGATTACGGCATCGCCCTGCTGATCTTTACTGCCAGCATTGTCATCCCCTGTATGAAATTTCTGATTCTCGGCCTGCTGCTCGTTATGTCTCGCCAAAAAAGCAGTAAAGCGATGGCCGAACGCGCGGCACTGTATCGGCTAACGGAATGGGTGGGTTACTGGTCCATGCTGGATGTCGTCGTCATTGCCGCCATCTCTGCACTCGTCAGATTTCCGCCGCTGAGTGAAGCGGAACCTCGCAGCGGCATTCTTTTTTTTGGGCTGGTGGTGATACTGACCATGCTATCGGCCATGAGCTATGACCCGCGTCTTATCTGGAAAGGTGACAAGAAATGA
- a CDS encoding chemotaxis protein, whose product MDNFQKEIDERTNLTSANKFELLLFQLGKSPEGGKSELFGINVFKLREIVPMPTLTKAAGMKSPMLGMVNIRGQIIPVIDLPAVVGSSSETGLNILLITEYARSTQAFAVESVDDIVRLEWSQVLAAEAGVSSSYITSIARLDNDKDSNRLALVLDVEQILFDIIPGDRETKLKNAEEKIYPYTPGAIAIVAEDSKVARSLLEQGLTQMGIPFSMHITGQDAWNKIRQIALEAQSEGRPISDKISMVLTDLEMPEMDGFTLTRNIKREEYLKNIPVVIHSSLSGSANEDHVRNVGADAYVAKFEINELSTAIQTVLNKVKRR is encoded by the coding sequence ATGGATAATTTTCAAAAAGAAATTGATGAGAGAACAAACCTCACCTCTGCTAATAAATTTGAACTCTTATTATTCCAGCTGGGCAAATCACCTGAAGGTGGCAAATCTGAGCTGTTTGGCATCAACGTGTTTAAACTGCGTGAAATAGTGCCGATGCCTACGCTGACCAAAGCGGCTGGCATGAAATCGCCGATGCTGGGTATGGTCAACATTCGTGGACAAATCATTCCCGTTATCGATCTTCCTGCCGTAGTCGGCAGTTCATCAGAAACTGGCCTGAACATTCTCCTTATCACGGAGTATGCACGTAGTACGCAGGCATTCGCCGTGGAGTCAGTCGACGATATCGTTCGTCTGGAATGGAGCCAGGTTCTGGCCGCTGAAGCGGGCGTGAGCAGCTCCTATATCACAAGTATCGCGCGTCTTGATAACGACAAAGACAGCAACCGTCTGGCGCTGGTGCTGGATGTTGAACAGATTCTGTTTGATATCATTCCTGGCGATCGCGAAACCAAGCTCAAGAACGCAGAAGAGAAAATTTACCCTTATACGCCAGGTGCGATTGCGATTGTGGCGGAAGATTCCAAAGTCGCTCGTTCGCTGCTTGAGCAGGGGCTAACCCAGATGGGCATTCCGTTTAGTATGCACATCACTGGACAGGATGCCTGGAACAAGATTCGACAAATTGCGCTAGAAGCACAGTCGGAAGGCCGACCTATCTCGGATAAGATCTCAATGGTCCTGACCGATTTGGAAATGCCGGAAATGGACGGCTTTACGCTGACAAGAAACATCAAGCGTGAAGAATACCTGAAGAATATCCCAGTGGTGATTCACTCTTCACTGTCCGGTAGCGCGAACGAAGATCACGTACGCAATGTTGGCGCAGATGCTTACGTCGCGAAATTCGAGATCAATGAACTGTCGACGGCGATTCAGACGGTACTGAATAAAGTGAAACGCCGCTAA
- a CDS encoding DUF3313 domain-containing protein codes for MFTLSRVARPTILALAVVLAGCASNPPVRYSGIASFSQLAQNSGEHADRIPYRYTTPVDWTQYTHIIIDPVSIYQGSDNQFKDMSQQDKQSLAAYMQDTFSKTLRSRFNEVTSPAPGTLRLKLTLAGADTTTPVAGTFTKFDLAGGPYNIVQSIRGKEGLLNGSVNYAVEIYDATTNKLLNAYVAKQYPNAMNVSASVGALSAAEVGIDKAAQELADMLK; via the coding sequence ATGTTCACATTATCCCGGGTTGCACGTCCTACCATATTGGCTCTGGCTGTCGTACTCGCGGGCTGCGCGAGTAATCCCCCCGTGCGCTACAGCGGCATCGCATCGTTTTCGCAATTGGCGCAAAACTCAGGTGAGCACGCGGATCGCATTCCTTACCGCTACACCACGCCCGTCGACTGGACGCAATACACTCACATCATCATCGACCCAGTCAGCATTTATCAGGGCAGCGATAACCAGTTTAAGGACATGTCACAGCAGGACAAGCAGTCGCTGGCCGCCTATATGCAGGATACGTTCAGTAAAACCTTGCGCTCCCGTTTCAACGAAGTGACCTCGCCAGCCCCCGGCACATTGCGGCTGAAACTGACGCTGGCGGGTGCCGATACCACGACGCCCGTTGCCGGTACGTTTACCAAATTCGATCTGGCTGGCGGGCCATACAACATCGTGCAGTCCATCCGTGGCAAAGAAGGTCTGCTCAACGGTTCAGTGAACTATGCCGTTGAAATTTATGATGCGACGACCAACAAACTGCTCAATGCCTATGTCGCGAAGCAGTATCCGAACGCCATGAACGTCAGCGCCAGCGTGGGTGCACTGAGCGCCGCAGAGGTCGGTATCGATAAAGCGGCGCAAGAACTGGCTGACATGCTGAAGTAA
- a CDS encoding LuxR family transcriptional regulator: MSVFCSDNEIINNTIKSYLGRKLKQYGDLKYAYMIMNKKNPSQVVIISNYPQEWVNTYKENNYQHIDPVILTAINKVSPFSWEDNIVINSKLKFSKIFNLSKEYDIVNGYTFVLHDNNNHLAALSIMFEEHAPTDMENIVEENKDKLQMLLIAVHEKITTLYKEMTQSPQSKKQGDKEIFSQRENEILYWASMGKTYPEIALILDIKISTVKFHIGNVVKKLGVLNAKHAIRLGVELQLIKPEPL; this comes from the coding sequence ATGTCTGTATTTTGCTCTGACAATGAAATTATCAATAACACGATAAAAAGCTATCTCGGCCGAAAGTTAAAGCAGTATGGCGACCTGAAATACGCCTACATGATCATGAACAAGAAGAACCCCTCTCAGGTTGTGATCATCTCAAATTACCCGCAGGAATGGGTTAATACCTATAAAGAAAATAACTATCAGCATATCGATCCAGTTATTTTAACGGCGATAAATAAAGTCTCGCCGTTCTCCTGGGAAGACAACATCGTTATTAACTCTAAGCTGAAGTTTTCCAAGATTTTTAATCTGTCAAAAGAGTACGATATTGTTAATGGCTACACCTTTGTCTTGCATGACAACAATAATCATCTGGCAGCGCTATCAATTATGTTTGAAGAACACGCGCCAACGGATATGGAAAATATTGTTGAGGAAAACAAAGACAAACTGCAAATGCTGCTCATTGCCGTTCATGAGAAAATCACCACGCTTTACAAAGAGATGACGCAAAGCCCTCAAAGCAAAAAGCAAGGTGACAAAGAGATTTTCTCCCAGCGCGAAAACGAAATTCTGTACTGGGCCAGCATGGGAAAAACCTACCCGGAAATTGCGCTGATTCTGGATATCAAAATCAGCACCGTGAAGTTTCACATTGGTAATGTGGTGAAAAAACTGGGCGTGCTGAATGCCAAACACGCCATCAGGCTGGGCGTAGAATTACAGCTCATCAAGCCGGAACCGTTATAA
- a CDS encoding paraquat-inducible protein A — protein sequence MTIYPHLIICPHCDSVHHYRALNPGEAARCTRCQATLYRSGWMNIGHRLALIQTAAVLFFIANIYPVLSVSFHALQNTATLWQAALALANGATLPLAIGCLFLLIIAPFLQIMLTGWVLMFANQGRCAPGFISVMKILLWLRPWSMLEIATLGFLIAAIKLSGFMQVMPGAGCWAMAALMLLLVVVNSLDLRPLWSLVPTDSNRSVVSHEK from the coding sequence ATGACAATCTATCCCCACTTAATTATCTGTCCGCACTGCGACAGCGTGCATCATTACCGGGCGTTAAACCCCGGTGAGGCGGCACGCTGCACACGCTGTCAGGCCACACTTTATCGTTCAGGCTGGATGAATATCGGGCATCGGCTGGCGCTGATACAAACAGCAGCCGTCCTGTTTTTTATCGCCAATATCTATCCGGTACTGAGCGTCAGTTTCCATGCGCTACAGAATACGGCCACGCTGTGGCAAGCGGCGCTCGCGCTGGCTAACGGGGCGACCTTGCCGCTGGCGATAGGCTGTCTTTTTCTCCTGATTATTGCCCCGTTTCTGCAAATCATGCTGACTGGCTGGGTACTGATGTTCGCCAACCAAGGCCGCTGCGCCCCCGGTTTTATCTCCGTGATGAAGATACTGCTGTGGCTTCGTCCCTGGAGCATGTTGGAGATTGCGACGCTGGGTTTTCTAATCGCCGCCATCAAGCTTTCCGGCTTTATGCAGGTCATGCCGGGAGCGGGCTGCTGGGCGATGGCCGCGCTGATGTTGCTGCTCGTCGTCGTCAACAGTCTGGATCTGCGCCCGCTGTGGTCGCTGGTGCCCACGGACAGCAACCGCAGCGTGGTCAGCCATGAAAAGTAA
- a CDS encoding PqiC family protein → MKRVALFLSLTVMALLSACSSPQVRYHTLLTPAATLSFMTNTTHAAPFFIDVLPVGIPAQLDTSQLVIRQGDSGAVVLDNDRWLSPLSEEIRTALSADLTRRLNTQDVSGLVRSADTPVVRIQLQVRRFDSWPGQSVTFDADWSLSAVGKEDERARLICRSQFIEPSANSDTAMLHAQQQAVTRLAEQIAATATRWMPNRQGTCSTPPHRP, encoded by the coding sequence ATGAAACGAGTGGCATTATTCTTATCGCTTACCGTTATGGCGTTGCTGAGCGCCTGCTCGTCGCCTCAGGTGCGTTACCACACGCTGCTGACGCCTGCTGCAACTCTCTCCTTTATGACAAACACAACACATGCAGCACCCTTTTTTATCGATGTGCTGCCCGTTGGTATACCCGCACAGCTTGATACGTCGCAGCTCGTTATTCGACAGGGTGATAGCGGTGCCGTCGTGCTGGATAACGACCGTTGGCTCAGCCCGCTGAGTGAGGAAATCCGTACCGCGCTTTCTGCCGATCTGACGCGGCGTCTCAACACGCAGGATGTTTCAGGCTTGGTGCGTTCGGCAGACACGCCGGTAGTCAGAATTCAGCTTCAGGTTCGGCGATTTGATAGCTGGCCCGGCCAATCGGTGACGTTCGACGCAGACTGGAGCCTAAGCGCCGTTGGAAAAGAAGATGAACGCGCACGGTTGATCTGTCGCAGCCAGTTTATCGAGCCGTCGGCGAACAGTGATACCGCCATGCTGCACGCTCAGCAGCAGGCCGTCACGCGGCTAGCGGAGCAAATCGCCGCAACGGCGACTCGCTGGATGCCGAATCGCCAAGGCACCTGCTCTACGCCGCCGCACCGGCCATAA
- a CDS encoding PqiB family protein — protein MIHEQPGEPVIIRQRWRISLIWLVPALAMLTGLAMLIHTWSDTGPEIVISFQSASGLEAGRTVVKYKDVVVGSVKDISLSQDSQQVLVTVQLNKNAENLAHTDSRFWVVRPRVAINGVTGIDTLLSGAYIGADKGESTQGETRFIGLESPPAVINGMPGSRFVIQADDLGSLDSGSPVYYRRIPVGRVASYQLNRDGRGVQLQVFIDAPYDRFVTPNTRFWNASGVDLSVDANGFRLRTQTLAAVMAGGIAFSTPDLDNAIARPEPLTTYKLANDRESALSPPDGPPTPFKLRFDRSLHGLEVGAPVEFSSVKIGYVTAIELDYSKTGYRFPTVVSIDVFPNRLGNVLDKLPKQAMSLEQQTAEFTRDLVEHGLRAQVAPSNLLTGQLYISLDFVPDAAKTPFDLNARPLVLPTVDGGFDRLQTQMASIIGKIDNLPLDEIGRNMNTTLVETNKALRQVNGQTLPEANRLMKQMQQATRRAQDVLEEDSPLQLGITQSLQEIQRTLRALRSLAEQIDRHPESLLQGRPSDSSSAALNHGPLSREGSSR, from the coding sequence ATGATCCACGAACAACCCGGCGAGCCGGTGATTATCCGCCAACGCTGGCGAATCTCATTAATCTGGCTGGTACCAGCACTCGCCATGCTAACGGGGCTCGCCATGCTGATTCACACCTGGTCGGACACCGGGCCGGAAATCGTGATTTCCTTTCAGAGTGCAAGCGGTCTTGAAGCGGGTCGCACCGTCGTCAAATATAAAGACGTCGTGGTAGGCAGTGTAAAAGACATCTCGCTGAGTCAGGACAGTCAGCAGGTTCTCGTCACGGTACAGCTCAATAAAAATGCGGAAAATCTGGCGCATACCGATAGTCGTTTTTGGGTGGTTCGTCCACGCGTCGCCATCAACGGCGTGACGGGCATCGATACTCTGCTTTCCGGCGCTTACATCGGAGCTGATAAAGGCGAATCGACTCAGGGAGAAACTCGCTTTATCGGTTTAGAGTCGCCGCCCGCGGTGATTAACGGCATGCCGGGCAGCCGTTTTGTCATCCAAGCGGACGATCTCGGATCGCTGGATAGTGGTTCGCCGGTTTACTACCGCCGCATCCCCGTCGGCCGTGTCGCGTCTTACCAGTTGAATCGCGATGGGCGCGGCGTTCAGCTTCAGGTTTTCATTGATGCGCCCTACGACCGATTTGTTACGCCAAATACCCGCTTCTGGAATGCCAGCGGCGTGGATCTCTCGGTGGACGCCAACGGTTTTCGTCTCAGAACACAAACCCTCGCGGCCGTTATGGCTGGCGGTATTGCGTTTTCCACGCCCGATCTGGACAACGCGATTGCCCGACCGGAACCGCTGACCACCTATAAGCTGGCGAACGATCGGGAATCGGCCCTGTCACCACCGGATGGCCCGCCTACTCCCTTCAAACTCCGCTTTGACCGCTCGCTGCACGGTCTGGAGGTCGGTGCCCCCGTTGAATTCTCCAGCGTCAAAATCGGCTACGTGACCGCCATTGAGTTGGATTACAGTAAAACGGGCTATCGCTTTCCAACCGTCGTCAGCATTGACGTGTTTCCTAACCGGCTCGGCAACGTGCTGGATAAGTTACCTAAACAGGCGATGTCGCTCGAGCAGCAAACGGCTGAGTTTACGCGCGATCTGGTTGAACACGGTCTGCGTGCTCAAGTGGCACCGAGCAATTTGCTGACCGGACAGCTTTATATCTCACTTGATTTTGTGCCCGATGCGGCAAAGACACCGTTTGATCTCAACGCCCGCCCGTTAGTGCTGCCCACCGTCGATGGGGGATTCGATCGGTTACAAACGCAGATGGCGAGCATCATCGGCAAGATCGATAACCTGCCGCTGGATGAGATTGGCCGCAACATGAACACCACGCTGGTAGAAACCAATAAAGCGCTGCGACAGGTTAACGGACAAACATTGCCAGAGGCCAATCGGCTGATGAAACAAATGCAGCAGGCTACACGCCGCGCACAGGATGTTCTGGAAGAGGATTCGCCACTGCAACTGGGCATCACGCAGTCACTACAGGAAATTCAGCGCACCTTACGCGCCCTGCGCAGTCTGGCCGAGCAGATTGACCGTCATCCGGAGTCGCTGCTGCAAGGGCGACCAAGTGATTCATCGTCGGCAGCATTGAACCACGGTCCCCTTTCCCGAGAAGGATCTTCAAGATGA